From the Thermococcus sp. MV5 genome, the window TATAGGTTTCTCTCCAAACCTACCGATTTCAAGTGTAATAAACTTTTCGGCCAGCTTCTTAGCCATCCTAACTGCCATAAGGTCTCTTCCTTTGACCTTACGCTCTATCAAATCTAGCTCATTAAGAACGACATTTGGAATAGCAATTTCAAAATTTACGTCAAGAATACGTTGGAGTTCACCCACTATATCAACTCCGAATTGCCCTGGAACTAAGAGAAAATTTGTATCCGGCACTACAATCCATTTTCTCATGAAGTCCACCATTAAAAAATTAAAAAATAAAGTTATCACTCCCTTATGAAGCCATAACCAATAAGCCTCCATCTTGAGCCTACTTGTCTACTTATAGCAACTCTCTCTCCAGGCTCTGCACATATTGGTATCTGAAGCTTTAGTTCTATCTCATCTTTGCCCAATCCTGTAACTAGACCCATTGTTCTAGCTGTTCCTACATTTAATAAGAGTACTTCTCTTCTCTTTATTGGTTCCACTCTAAGTTCTTCCTCGGTCCCTACGACCCTCTCTAACAGGTGAACCTCCAAGCGAAGCTCTTGCCATACAGGTGGAAGATTCCCGGGTTTCCCTACAACATTACCAGCCATGAGATCTCCCTTTGTGAGAAACGGATCCAATTTAGTTCCAACACCCACTAGGCCACCTGGATAAGCCTCTTCTACGAACCTACCCCCCGCTTGGAGCGATACGATTTCCGTCGTTATTGGTTCATACTTTATTCTACCATGTTCTTCATAAGGGACTCCTGGCCTTATTTCAATTTCATCTCCAACTTGTAGCTTTCCTTGAATAATTGATCCTCCAATAACCCCGCCCACGAGTTTCTCTGGGGTCGTTCCTGGCTTATTAACGTCAAAACTTCTCAGAACAAGCATCCTGGGGGGTTTATTTGGATCTCTCTTGGGTGTTGAGATTATATCCTCTATTGCGTTTAATAAGATATCAACGTTAGCACCATGAAGGGCTGATATCGGAATTATCGGAGCATTCTCAGCTACGGTACCCTTAACAAACTCTTTAATCTGCTCATAGTTTTCTATAGCCTGCTCTTTTTTAACAAGCTCTATTTTGTTTTGAGCAATTATTATATTTTTATTACCCACTATTTGGAGGGCCATCAAATGTTCTCTTGTTTGTGGTCGTGGACATGGTTCATTTGCAGCGATAACTAAAATGGCCCCATCCATTAAAGAGGCACCCGCAAGCATGGTAGTCATCAAAGCCTCGTGACCTGGAGAATCAATAAAAGAAACTCTTCTTTCAAATTCAGTTTCAGCTCCACAATATGGACATTTTGGAGAAGTTGAATATTTACCACAGCTTGGACATTTCCTTATTTCAGCGTCAGCAAATCCTATTTTAATTGTAATACCTCTCCTGAGTTCTTCACTATGAGTATCGGTCCAGATCCCAGTTAGGGCCCTTGTCAATGTAGTCTTACCATGATCAACGTGACCTACCATCCCAATATTAACCTCAGCTTGCTTAAACTTTTTCTTCGCCATTTTCCTCGCCTCCAAAAGTAAGGATTCATTCTCCCTTATTAACCTTGCCACAAGAACTTTTAAAATTAATTGATGGAATAGAAATTAAATAAAAGGAAAAAATCTCATGGGTAAACTATTTTAACATTTATCTGAGCAATTTCAGGACTTATTGTATTGCCCCTAACAGTCTTCTTCCTCCTTTCTCCTCTTTCTTGAGGCCTGAATCCGGGCCCTTTTGAGAGGAGTATTCTAACTCTTCTTGGACCATGAACATCTGGCCTCATTGGAAATCCATCTTTATCTGTACCACCAGTTATTTTAAGCTTAACCTCAGCGGGAATCTCACTTCCAAAGATCTCACTCAGATTAAGCCCAAGCTCTTTTGGTTCAATCTCATCTCCTATTCTTAACCCTATAAGCTTCTCTGCTTCGGCTCCAGTAATTTCAACCTGTTTTGCAACTCCACTTTTTGTATCAGATATTACAAGCTTGAATGTAGCCATTTCCTCCCACCTCCACGTTCATTAGCGGGATTCATTGGGTAAACCCCTTATCCACCATGGGCTAACTGACCTCCTCCCCGCCCTGAAGGGTGAGGGTTCCAGCGAGCGGTTCGGTTTACGGGCTCACCACTTACTCTCGTCGCCGATTTCAGTTCAGCCCGACGGCTCGGTCTTGAGCCCGTTACCCCTACCGGAGACCGGATTGGGGTTATCTGCAAGGGCAAGGACACGAGGAAAACCCTTCCTCTTATCGGGTTGTTTTGGAGTGGCCCTTTCAGGGCCTTATTAAATTAGAAAGGTATTTAAGGGTTTCGCCCCTCACGGACTACCTTTAGAATCCCCGCATCCCCGCCCTAAAAAGCGAGGCTTTCAAGTGTAACTTCATTTAAAAAGGTTTCTTTGAGTTAGGGGATATTGTTTTAAAATCTCATACTTATATCACTCTCATTAGGACAATTGACATCTACAAACTTTTACCACTCGAAAGCTCGCCCTTTAGGGGGAGGAGGTCAGCTTTTATTATCCCATTCAATTAGTTTTTCTATGAACACTCCCATGATGACCACAAAGATAATTGTTAAAATGAGCCTTATTGCCATAAATTTTGGTCCAAGAAATTGAAGTTCTACCATCTCTTGTGGGATTTTTATACATGCCCATGCTGAAAGAAAGATTATAATATTAGATATTTTAGCACCTTTCTTAAGTAAGGCAGCAGCTATTGGAAAGGCAATATAAAGGGGGCCAGTTGGCAACGTACCAAGGATTATAGCAAAGAGAATACCTTTCACACCAGATGCGTTTCCAAGATACTTCACAACAACATCTTTTGGGATCCATACTGCAAAAAGACCTAATATAACCATCACTGCAGGAAGTATCCATACCATCTCAATAAAAATTTTCCATGATGTACTAATTACTGCTTCCTTTTTATCTGGGAAAAGTGATAAAAGGCCTACAAGAATTATCAAAATTAATCCCAACAAAACCCAATCTCTAACCATTTCTCTTTTCTTTTTCATAAGATTGCCCCCATAATCAAAGCAATAATAATTGCGATGATAAAACTCAGTCCATTACGGAGAAACGCTATCTTCTTTCCGAGTTCCTTTATCTCTAGGGGGAGTGTGACTGTTCCAATCATAGTTAATGTAGTTATAAATGCAGCGACTGCACTAACTGATGCACCATTCTCAAGAAGAGAAGCTGCCAAAGGGAACGACAATAAAGCAGGGATGTGCATTAATGCTCCAAGTGCACCAACAAGTAATATCCCTTTAATTCCCGACTGCTCGCCTATAAATCCTGATATTTGTTCAGGTGGTACGAATCCAAGAAGTAAGCCAATGACTATTACAATTATGCAAAGCATTGGGAGTATTTTGATAAGAGAGTTTACAGCTATTTTTAGAGAGCTTATTGCCTTATTTTTATCTTTGACAAATGCTATCAAAAGGGCAGTGATAGCTATAATATTAATAATAGGTGCAGTAACATTCATTTAATCACCTGCTTCCTCTGTCTCTAACAGATTTATCACTATTTTTTTCGTCTTTAACCTCCACACCTTCTCTGGTGCTCCACCACCCTCTTCTATATATCCAGCAACTTCTATGATACCTGCATTCTTAAGTTCAGAAAGATGGTAATATAGCCCTGATTTTGTTAATTGTTCTCCTCTTTTAATTAGATATTCATAAATCTCCTTTGTACTTCTACTCCCACTCCCAATGTATCTAATTATCAACCATCTAGTTGGAAAGCGCAAAGCTCTGACAAAATTACGAAGCTGAAGCCAACTTGGAGGCACATCCTCTGGAGGCTCGCATGGTACATTATTACACATGTGAATCACCATAATTTTATAGTTATATACAGTAATATATTGGTGATATATAAAACTTTTGTCAACAATAAGCTATCAGAACTCCTTTCTTCTTGTGAAAATCAAAAAGAAACAAAAAAACTAGCTCATTTTTTAGCTAGTGCTGTAATCATTTTCCACATTCTCACAACATACTCCACAGTAACTGGGTAACTCTGTGAAACTTCAACAATCTCTGCTCCTTTTTAAAAAATTGGAAAGTCTACCATCATGTTCTCAAGCGCTTCTTTATTTGGTGCGTTCCATATAGTGTATGAACCATGTGCAAAGTTGTAGCTAGCTACAAACTCTATTCCCTCTGGGAGTTCGGCACCTTTAACCAAAACGGATTCAAAGAAGTTAGATGCCTCTTCCATTGCAGCAATATCTTCTTCAGGGGCCCATTTGTGAGTTATAATATACATTGGCAATTCTTACACCCCAAAATAATTCCTATGAGTTCTCCATAGTGTTAGAAGGAGCACGCGAGGGAGAGGAAGAACTGTCCAAGAATTCCATGGTGCTCCCAATAACTTATTTACTCCCCTTCCTAGCTGAAATTTCCAATCGTGATTAGTGTTCTTGTCATATTTAAATATTTCTATGGTTAAACTAAAGATTAATTAACATATATTTTTACCTTAATCAAACAAAATTGTTGTTAAATCCCTCAGAAACTTGTACTACACCACAACCTCCAAGACTTCCAAGTACCTTAGTTTAATATCAAAACTTTTTTATATACCTTCACTTTATCCCTTCAACAAAGAGGTGAGAAAAATGGCGAAGGAAAAAACAACTCTTCCACCAACGGGTGCAGGTTTGATGAGATTTTTTGATGAAGATACAAGGGCAATAAAAATAAGCCCCAAAGGGGCCATAGCAATAGTGTTGATTTTCATTGCCATTGAAATACTCCTTAATGTCTTTGGATACCAAATATTTAGTTAAAGGAGTGTTTTCTTCAATCCTCTTGCGTTTAATTCCTCATTTACTATCCTTCTAATAGCATCTTCAATATATCCCTTAAGAAGGGTCTCCACATCAGCTTTTATTTGATCTATATCATGCCGTAGTCCCTCAAGAAGCCTGATGTACTCCTTAGCCATCTCAAGCTGGCCCTCTTGTTTTATAAGTTGCTCCTTTAGATGCTCAAAGTCTTCTTTAATCACTTGAAGCCTCTTCAATTCCCTTGTGAGCTCATCCATTTGTTTTATCAGCTTAGAGTTCTCTTCTTTCAATTCTGCAATCACTCTTTCCTTGTGTTCAAGTTCTTTCACTAATGCATTATACTCCGAAGCAATATTGTGAAGCTGCTCAATCTCCCTTATAGGTGGAACCTGCCCATTTCCAAGGATTATTACATCAGGTCCAACATTCACTATATCCGAAGGGCGGATTCTTATTTTCTTTTCACTTGAGAACATTCCTGTCTGAACTTCACCCGTTTTAGCAAGGTTTTCTAGAGTCTTAATTTTAAATATAAAATAGAACTGGTCATGATCTACTTCAACATTAATGTCCGTTACATAACCCAGTATTTGTCCTTCGGTTAACGACACCACGAACTTATTAACAAGTTGATTTGCTTGTTGACTTTCGGCCATGGCATTCACCTAAGAAAGATTTTTGAAGTTACTATACTTAAGCCTTTCTCGAAGTTAAAAAGGTGAAGATCATGATAGTCTTTGTAGGCCGTTCAAATGTTGGAAAAAGCACCCTCATATTCAGACTCACAGGCAAATACGTCAAGCGAGGAAAGAGACCGGGAGTTACCAGAAAACCTATCGAACTCGGCTGGAGAGGTAAAACAATAGTGGATATGCCCGGATTTGGATTTATGAGTGGAGTGCCGAAACATGTTCAAGAAAAGATAAAAACCGAAATAGTGAGATTTATTGAAGACAATGCTGATAAAATTGACCTAGCTGTTCTTGTCGTAGATGGTAAAAGTGCCCTAGAAATTATCGAACGCTGGGAAAAACGAGGAGAAATCCCAATAGGTATCGAATTCTTCCAGTTTCTTCAAGAGCTAGAGATCCCAACCATTGTAGCTGTTAATAAGATGGACAAAATGAAAAATATTCCTGCCACAATAAACAAGCTTATAGAGAAATTCGGACTTTCCGGTAGTTGGGATGACCATAAAGATACTTTTATACCAATTTCAGCAAAGTTTGGTACAAATCTCGAGGAACTCAGAAAATTAATAGAAGAAAAGATCAAAAGGTCTCAAGAACAACGTGGGTTATAGTTTCCCTAACACCGTCAAGAGAAGCTACTTCCTCTAAAATCTCATCAAGTCTTGTTTTGTCCGCTTCCACAATAAGGTCTATGTCACCAGTAACTCTGTGAATCCGTTTAATTTTAAGCTTCCTAATAGACTCATAAACTTGTTTTCTTTTTGTGGGTTCAATTCTAACAAAAATAAACACATCCCCCTTCTTCTCCCCAAGGAATTCTAATGCTCTGTCTGTAAGATCGATAAATCCTCTTCCCGTTCTTATGTATCCAAGCTCTTTGAGAGTCTTAAGATGATTGCTTAGAGCTTGTCTCGTTATTCCAAGCTCATCTGCAATTTCATCTTGTGTTTTTTCAACTGTGTGTACCTCTATAGTCTTCCCCTCTTTGTAAAGCTTCTTAAGCAATTCTATCTGCCTTGATGTAAGTGCAGTTTCATTATTCATTTTCAATCACCCCTTACTATTTTCTTTGCCATCACAAACCAATACGTTTGAGAGTTTAATAAATCTTTTGGTCTTTGTAAACAAATCCCACTACTTATTGCCATCCAATGTTCAGGGTTAATTTTTTAATTATTACCCTTTTAATTTTAACTATGAATAAAGCCAAGTACACAAACAGAGTTCCAGAAGATAGAAAAGAAGTTGTTGAAGTCATCAAAAAGCTCAAAAAACCTGTAAAAGTTATGATAATAGGAAGCGTGGATAGCGGAAAAACCACACTCACAGTCTTCTTAGCAAATGAGCTGCTAAAAGAGGGTCTTAGAGTAGGAATAATCGATAGTGATATAGGTCAAAAGGGAATTCTTCCCCCAGCAGTCATTAGTCTCGGATTTCCAGAAGGTGTGTTTACCTCGCTAGATGAGATAAAAGCTGAAAAACACTATTTTGTGGGCAGCATTACTCCCAATCAGTTCTTTGGGGAAATGATAACCGGTGTAAAAATCCTTGTGAATGAGGCCATTAAAAGAGCAGACGTTATTCTCATAGACACTACTGGCCTAGTCCATGGGCCAGGTGTAGAATTAAAACGAATGAAAATTGAAGTAACTAATCCTGACATTATTATTGCCCTTCAGAAAAAAGACGAGCTTGAAAATATTACTCGGCCTTTTGAGGACAAGAAAAAAATATTTAGATTAAGAATTAGTGAAAACGCGAGAATTCACACCAGAGAAGAAAGAAGAAAAATAAGACGAGACAAGTGGAAAAGATATTTCAAAGAATCCCATGAATGGGAGATTGATCTGCACCAGATAAACATAAGTGGCACGCTAATGTTCCAAGGGGCAAAAATCACTGAAGAAGAGAAGAATACGTTAGAACGTCTTTTTAGGTGGATAATCTTTCACGGAAGAAAAATTTCCAATAAGTATTTCGTTGTGAAAGCCGATATTGGGAACTTTCCCAGAGGCTTTGATCGAAACACGCTCGTAACATGTGATTTTGAAAAATTAAGCAATCTTATCGTTGGCCTTATAGATAGGCAAGGATTTTGTGTG encodes:
- the eif2g gene encoding translation initiation factor IF-2 subunit gamma — its product is MAKKKFKQAEVNIGMVGHVDHGKTTLTRALTGIWTDTHSEELRRGITIKIGFADAEIRKCPSCGKYSTSPKCPYCGAETEFERRVSFIDSPGHEALMTTMLAGASLMDGAILVIAANEPCPRPQTREHLMALQIVGNKNIIIAQNKIELVKKEQAIENYEQIKEFVKGTVAENAPIIPISALHGANVDILLNAIEDIISTPKRDPNKPPRMLVLRSFDVNKPGTTPEKLVGGVIGGSIIQGKLQVGDEIEIRPGVPYEEHGRIKYEPITTEIVSLQAGGRFVEEAYPGGLVGVGTKLDPFLTKGDLMAGNVVGKPGNLPPVWQELRLEVHLLERVVGTEEELRVEPIKRREVLLLNVGTARTMGLVTGLGKDEIELKLQIPICAEPGERVAISRQVGSRWRLIGYGFIRE
- a CDS encoding preprotein translocase subunit Sec61beta, producing MAKEKTTLPPTGAGLMRFFDEDTRAIKISPKGAIAIVLIFIAIEILLNVFGYQIFS
- a CDS encoding helix-turn-helix domain-containing protein → MNNETALTSRQIELLKKLYKEGKTIEVHTVEKTQDEIADELGITRQALSNHLKTLKELGYIRTGRGFIDLTDRALEFLGEKKGDVFIFVRIEPTKRKQVYESIRKLKIKRIHRVTGDIDLIVEADKTRLDEILEEVASLDGVRETITHVVLETF
- a CDS encoding Clp1/GlmU family protein translates to MNKAKYTNRVPEDRKEVVEVIKKLKKPVKVMIIGSVDSGKTTLTVFLANELLKEGLRVGIIDSDIGQKGILPPAVISLGFPEGVFTSLDEIKAEKHYFVGSITPNQFFGEMITGVKILVNEAIKRADVILIDTTGLVHGPGVELKRMKIEVTNPDIIIALQKKDELENITRPFEDKKKIFRLRISENARIHTREERRKIRRDKWKRYFKESHEWEIDLHQINISGTLMFQGAKITEEEKNTLERLFRWIIFHGRKISNKYFVVKADIGNFPRGFDRNTLVTCDFEKLSNLIVGLIDRQGFCVGLGILKIINFNELKAHLMTPLNKEELEKITEIRLGRIRVREDGEELGLLPREAL
- a CDS encoding PIN domain-containing protein, which produces MRKWIVVPDTNFLLVPGQFGVDIVGELQRILDVNFEIAIPNVVLNELDLIERKVKGRDLMAVRMAKKLAEKFITLEIGRFGEKPIDQQILEFALNMPNVIVCTNDKALKKRLRENGIPVIYLRQKKILELEGMV
- the engB gene encoding GTP-binding protein EngB, translating into MIVFVGRSNVGKSTLIFRLTGKYVKRGKRPGVTRKPIELGWRGKTIVDMPGFGFMSGVPKHVQEKIKTEIVRFIEDNADKIDLAVLVVDGKSALEIIERWEKRGEIPIGIEFFQFLQELEIPTIVAVNKMDKMKNIPATINKLIEKFGLSGSWDDHKDTFIPISAKFGTNLEELRKLIEEKIKRSQEQRGL
- a CDS encoding 30S ribosomal protein S6e, with protein sequence MATFKLVISDTKSGVAKQVEITGAEAEKLIGLRIGDEIEPKELGLNLSEIFGSEIPAEVKLKITGGTDKDGFPMRPDVHGPRRVRILLSKGPGFRPQERGERRKKTVRGNTISPEIAQINVKIVYP
- a CDS encoding winged helix-turn-helix domain-containing protein, giving the protein MCNNVPCEPPEDVPPSWLQLRNFVRALRFPTRWLIIRYIGSGSRSTKEIYEYLIKRGEQLTKSGLYYHLSELKNAGIIEVAGYIEEGGGAPEKVWRLKTKKIVINLLETEEAGD
- a CDS encoding permease; amino-acid sequence: MNVTAPIINIIAITALLIAFVKDKNKAISSLKIAVNSLIKILPMLCIIVIVIGLLLGFVPPEQISGFIGEQSGIKGILLVGALGALMHIPALLSFPLAASLLENGASVSAVAAFITTLTMIGTVTLPLEIKELGKKIAFLRNGLSFIIAIIIALIMGAIL
- a CDS encoding permease encodes the protein MKKKREMVRDWVLLGLILIILVGLLSLFPDKKEAVISTSWKIFIEMVWILPAVMVILGLFAVWIPKDVVVKYLGNASGVKGILFAIILGTLPTGPLYIAFPIAAALLKKGAKISNIIIFLSAWACIKIPQEMVELQFLGPKFMAIRLILTIIFVVIMGVFIEKLIEWDNKS